The genomic segment ATGCCACCATCTTTTCGCACGCGCCAGAAGTGGATTGCGATCAGACCGCTCACCACTACAGGAATTGCAACGCAGTGAAGGATATAGAATCGATTCAGAGTGGCCTCACCGACAAACCTTCCGCCAAGCAGCAGAAACTTCGCGTCAGAAGCATTCGTAATCAGTTCGTAACCGCTCGTATTCAACAGCTGGAAACCAGGACCCTCCAACCCAAGGAACGGGGTGGCTCGAGCCATATTGGAACCAACCGTAATAGCCCAGATCGCCAACTGATCCCACGGCAGGAGATAACCGGTAAACGACAACAGCAGCGTCAGCACCAGCAGCAACACACCGATCACCCAATTGAACTCCCGCGGAGGCTTGTAACTTCCCGTCAGGAACACTCGATACATATGCAGCCAAACTGTAATCACCATCGCATGGGCACCCCAGCGATGAATTTCCCGCATAATCCCGAGTGTCTGCACGTCACGCAGCGCCTGAATATCATAGAATGCCCACTCCAGAGTCGGGCGATAGTAGAACATCAAAAGCACACCGGTGATAGCCTCTACCAGAAACAGAAAGAAGGTAATGCCCCCCATACACCAAGTGTACGACAGAGCAATCCCCTGCTGCTTCACAGACACCGGATGCAGATGCAGAAAGAAGTTTGTCAGCATCACCACAACGCGATTACGGCGATCTGTGGGCGCCGGATGCCGAAAAACACTCTTCCAGATCTGGGAGTTACGGATGTAGTCGCCAACAGACACTGGCAGATCCTTGGACTAGAAATCAGCTACAAAACACAAACAGAAAAGCGATGCGACCGAACGTCAAATCAACCAACAGGAACGAAGCATGACGGATTCGACCACTGACCCAGCTCCTTCTGGAACTTGAGCCCCTTGTCAACCTCCAGCATACCGTCCTCAGCAAGCCGCAAACCAAAGCGTTCCAGCGGGCGAGGCGCCGGACCCTCAAAGTTCACCCCGCTCTTGTAAAACCCCGAGCCATGGCAAGGACACTTGAACTTCTGCTCGCCTTCCAACCAGTTGGGGGTGCAGCCAAGATGCGTACAAACAGTGCTCAACGCATAAATCTGCTGAGCCCCATCAACCTCTGCATTCACAATCCACACACCAAACTGGGCCTGCCACTTCGTAGAAACAGCACCCGGAGCATAATCGTTGGGAGGCCCGATCTTGAATCGGGTTGGCGGCTCGACAAGCACGTTCGGCATCATAAACCGAGCAACGCCGGCAACAGCCGTCAAAGCTGCACCAGAGAACGCTACCCATGCGACAACAACAGGCGTGCACAAGACCGCCAGAAAGTCAGCAAGGACACCACGACGGGGAACAGCCGCAGAAGAAGCCTTCGCGGGCAACGGTCTGGACGGCAAAGCCACCGGAGGCTTAACCTCACCGCCAGCAGAGACCTCTCGAGCCTTGCGAATCATCTCGGCAGGAGACAAGCCCGCCGGAACAGCCTTCGCAGGCGCGGGTGAACCAGCCCCCTCAGACTCTGAATCCGCAGACTTCGCAGCCGCAGGCTTAGCCGCCGCACCGCCACGAATCGCAGCCATAATATCAGACGGGCTCTTTGGAGCCGCACCGCCTGAAGCCGCACCACCCGCACCGGCTGCCCGAATCTTATCCAGCGGACTCCCACCAGCAGACGCAGGAGCAGCCTTCGCTCTGGCCGCGGCAAGAATATCTGCCGTCGAAGACGGGGCCGGAGCCGGAGCCTCAGGAGCTGCACCAGCCCCGGAAGCCTCAACAGCGGGAGCATCATCCTTTGGGGCACCACCAGAGGCACCACGGATCTTTGCGAGAATATCGTTTGTCGAGGGCTTTGGGTCAGTCATGCAACTTTACCAGCACAGTGTCAGCGACAGCGGGAACGTCAACATCCAGTGGATCCCGGCGGTGCTCTGAATGTGTTCAAATCTGAATGTGTTCAAAGCAGTGGATCTCCGCGAGCCAACCGCATCCACGCATAAAGCAAAAATGAGGACTGAGATGGGTTCTTAAACAGGCCCACTCAGAGTCGCAAAGAGTCGTCCAATCACCGGTGCAACCAGGGAAATTGCTAGTCCCAAGTTGCGAATCGCCCAGAGGTTACGAAGGATTCTGCACCTTATCGACTGGAGTGACAAGCCGGGTGAAAACAGACCAATTTCTTTTCTCGAAGGCAGGAAGCTCCACGAGTGAAGTTCCGCTCTGCGGGAAGTTTTCCACATTCACCATTCGCGCTTCAGTTGCGGAAAATCCGGGGCTCCACATGCGTCTCCAAAATAGAACACGGGCCTGAATTTCTCCAGACCCGTGCAGCATTTGAGACCCCGAACCCTCAGCCCGTACGCTGAGCTGTTACGAGATTGTTCCACCGAAGACTGCCGTGTCGCCAAGTAATTCTTCGATACGAAGAAGCTGGTTATACTTGCAGATTCGATCGGTGCGGCTCGCAGAGCCAGTCTTGATCTGGCCGGTACGGAGAGCAACGGCGAGGTCCGCAATGGTATTATCTTCGGTCTCACCGGATCGGTGGCTCATCACTGCCGTGTACCCATTCGCGTATGCGAGCTGCACAGCCTGGATGGTTTCGGTCAGAGTGCCGATCTGATTGACTTTCACCAGGATGCTGTTTGCAACGCCTTTGTCGATACCTTCGCTCAATCGCTTGCTGTTCGTTACGAACAAGTCATCACCGACCAGCTGGATTCGATCGCCCACACTGTCAGTCAACGCCTTCCAGCCCGCCCAGTCATCCTCAGAGCAACCGTCTTCGATAGAGCAAATTGGATACCTCGACACCCAGCTGTCAAGCAGGGAAACCATTTCCCCCGAATCCATTTGCCTGCCCTCAAACGTGTACTTGCCCGTCGCTGAGTCGAAATACTCAGTGGCCGCACAGTCCAGAGCAATCTTAATTTGCTCCCCGGGGCGATACCCGGCATTCTCAATGGCCTTCAGGATGACAGAGATTGCTTCCTCGTTGGTCTTAAGGTCAGGGGCGAATCCCCCTTCGTCCCCAACGGCCGTGCTCAGCCCCATCCCGGAAAGCACTTTTTTCAGGCTGTGGAAAACTTCAACTCCGGCACGCAGTGCATCGCTGAATCGGTCAAAGCCAAGCGGCATGACCATGAATTCCTGCATGTCGATACCGTTGTTAGCGTGAGCACCACCATTGATGATATTCATCATCGGAGCGGGCAGACAGTTCGCGCCAATGCCGCCCACATAACGAAACAGCGGCAGATAGCTTGCCTTCGCAGCCGCATGAGCGGCAGCCAGTGAGCACGCCAGGATGGCATTTGCCCCCAGGCGGCTCTTGTTCTCTGTGCCGTCCAGTTCCAGCATGGCGGCATCGATGGTGGCCTGATCGGTCACATCCATGTCGATCAGAACATCTGACAGCTCTTCATTGACATTTCGGACGGCCTGCTGGACCCCTTTACCAAGGTACCGGCTCTTGTTCTCTGCATCTCGCAGTTCGCAAGCCTCGTGTGCCCCTGTACTTGCGCCGCTGGGCACGGCTGCGCGGCCGATAGTGCCGTCCTCAAGCTGGATGTCGACTTCGACCGTTGGATTGCCGCGGCTGTCCAGGATCTCGCGTGCGTGCACTGCGGAGATAGCAACTGACATGGATAGGATTCTCCCTTGTTGAATAACTCAGAAATGAGTGGACTTGTTTATCGTTGGACCTGTTCGTCCCCAGGATTCTTAATTCGCCAGATACGCAGCGTTTGCCGCCGCGACACCGGCTCCGGCAGAGGGAACAACCCCCTGCTGATTCAGGCACTGCTCCAGGGCTGCAAGGAAAAGCAAAACGTTTGATTTTTTGGCCGTCTCGCCCATCAGGCCAATACGCCAGGTTTTTCCCTTCATTGGCCCAAGGCCACCCCCGATTTCGATGCCGAATTCGTTTAACAACTGACCTCGCACTCCGACGTCATCGACACCCTCAGGAATCAGAACCGAATTCAGCATCGGCAGGCATGCCGCAGGGTCCCCGGAATACTGGATCCCCATCGCTGCAAGGCCAGCCTTCAACGCCTTGTGGTGCAATTTATGACGCGCGAATCGTGCCTCAAGACCTTCAGACAACACAAGGCACAGCGCCTGATGCAGCGCGTAATTCATATTGATCGGAGCGGTATGGTGATACGCACGATTGTTGCCCCAGTAATTTCTCAGCATCCCGATATCAAGATACCAGCTCGCGACTCTTGTCTTTCGGGCATCCATTGCTTCAAGAGCGCGCGGACCGAACGTCACAGGCGCAAGGCCAGGAGGGCATCCAAGGCACTTTTGCGAGCCGCTGTAGGCAGCATCGATCCCAAGGCGATCGATTTCGACCGGCAATCCCCCGAGTGAAGTAACGCAATCCACGACGAGAAGTGCTCCGGCGTTATGGACAATCTTCGCGATTTCGTCCAGGCTCTGGCAAGCTCCCGTGGACGTTTCGGCGTGAACGATCCCCACAACCTTTGGCTTGAATCGTTCTACAGCATCAAAGACCTCTTCTGCCGTAAAAACCTCGCCGAATGGGCGCTCGATGGTGCTGACTTCTGCACCGCATCGCCCGGCGACATCTGCCATACGTCCACCGAAAACACCATTCACACACACCAGCATCCGATCGCCCGGCTCGATCAGGTTGACAACACATGCCTCCATGCCGGCACTGCCCGTACCGCTGATCGCCATCGTCATCGGATTCGACGTCTGGAACACTTGCCGCAGCATCGACTGTACGTCATCCATGACCTTCAGGAAATACGGATCAAGGTGACCAACCGTAGGAGCAGCCATCGCAGAAAGAACACTCGGATGGATCTCACTCGGTCCTGGGCCCATCAGGATCCGAGACGGTGGATTCAGTGACGATGGCACTTGATTGCTCATGGGGATTGCGATCGTTAGTGACGGGGCGACGGGTTCTGGCAGGCCGGGAATCGCGTATCAGAGACCCGGGCGCCTTGGATTCTCGGGGAATTCGTCCATTCAGCAATCTAGGCAGAATGATTTACATGGTTTTCTCAGTCGCGAGTCACCCCAGGAGTTCATGAGGCGTCCTCAAACCTCTCAACGAGCAGTGTCGGATCGGGCACTTGGGTGGCGAGTATTACACATCTCTTCGCGGCAGAGCAGCCAACAAAAAAGACACCCAATGCCTATATTCAGCGCAGACGATTTGACAGCAAGGGTTCAAATGTTCATTTAACGCGCGTTGCATTGATGGAAAACTCGATTCAATCCTCTATCAGAGTCGCAGCTGACTATTAGTGGCGCAGCAGTTGCACTATGGATAGGCAGGCGTGAGACCCGAACACTGGGAACAGGAGTCCCTGCTGGAACCCGTTGTCACGTTGGTTCCCCCGAGCCGGTGTCGTCGGTCACCCGGCAAAAGTTCATCCTTTGCAACTGATGACGGTGGTGGTCCATAGAATTCGTCGCGTCTGCGTGTGGCAAACATTCGCAAGAGAAAAGAAATGTCCAACCCAATTGAGGCCTGGAAGGCAGAAAAGCACCCCCTGGACGCCTGGGACGAAATCGTTGCTCATGCCTCGGCGGCAACACCAGCGGAGAACATTCCGCCGCAGGATCTGGAGCGGATGAAATGGCACGGCTTTTTTCACCGCAGGCGGGAGTCGCCGGGCCGCTTTATGAATCGCATACGAGTCACGGCGAACGAGCTTTCGGCGGAGCAGGGCAAAGAGATCGCATTGATGGCGTATGAGTACGGACACGGCATTATCGATATTACGACGCGGGCAGGTGTTCAGATTCAGGGACTTGAGATCAACCACCTCCCCAGGGTGGAGGCTCGCCTGAGAAAAGTGGGGCTGACGGCAAAACAGACGGGCCACGACAACATCCGGAACATATTCGGCCATCCGTTCAGCGGACTGATGCCGCATGAACTGATCGATACTCGCTTGTTATGCCGGGAGGTTGATGCAATCTACCTCAACAGCCGGGAATATTCTGATCTGCCCTGCCGGTTAAACATCTGCTTCAATGGGTCAGAGGATCACCCGGTACATCTCTGGACCCAGGACCTCAGCTTTCTGGCATCTCGAAACGCTGACGGAGAAGCTGGGTTTCAAGTGCTGATTGCCGGGACGCAAGGCCAGGAACCACGACGCGCGTGGCATTTACCTGTGTTCGTTTACCCCGATCAGGTCGTGGCGTTCACCCAGTCCATCCTGGATTTGTTCAGACTGAAGGGTTCCCGGGAGAAACGATCCAGGTCCCGCCTTCGTTTTCTGGTGGAAACCATCGGCGTCGATGGCGTGCTGGAATGGCTGAAGGTATCCCTGCCGTTTCAACTGGAGCCAGCGAATTCCGAGCCAATACCGACAGCGGCAACCGAAGAATGGGTGGGATGGTTTCGCCAGAGTGATCCGGGGCTCTGGACGATGGGGCTTTCCGTCCCTTTGGGACGGCTGAGCTGGCGGCAGGTGGAAGGACTCGCAATCCTCAGTCGAAAGTGGGGCGATGGCCACCTGCGAACAACTCATGAGCAGGGTATTGCTGTCATCAATATCCCAACAGCATTTAAGTCGGCCGCTGCAACCGATGCGGCCGCGCTGGGATTGAGCATGCATGCAGATGAATACGATCGCAACACGATGGCTTGCACAGGACGTCAATTCTGCGACATGGCGGTCACGGAAACGAAAGGACACATGCTGCAGTTGATAGATAAACTACGCAAGCGTGCTCTTAAGTTACACGGCATTCGAATTCACATGAGCGGATGCCCCTGCAGTTGCGCACAGCACTTCACGGCCGACATTGGACTCAAAGGAGTGCGTGTCCGCAGATTCCCTGGCACTCGCGAGGGCTTTGATGTGTTCCTCGGAGGTGGAATTTCCGGACAGGT from the Planctomycetaceae bacterium genome contains:
- a CDS encoding cytochrome b N-terminal domain-containing protein; this translates as MSVGDYIRNSQIWKSVFRHPAPTDRRNRVVVMLTNFFLHLHPVSVKQQGIALSYTWCMGGITFFLFLVEAITGVLLMFYYRPTLEWAFYDIQALRDVQTLGIMREIHRWGAHAMVITVWLHMYRVFLTGSYKPPREFNWVIGVLLLVLTLLLSFTGYLLPWDQLAIWAITVGSNMARATPFLGLEGPGFQLLNTSGYELITNASDAKFLLLGGRFVGEATLNRFYILHCVAIPVVVSGLIAIHFWRVRKDGGISQPL
- a CDS encoding ubiquinol-cytochrome c reductase iron-sulfur subunit, with translation MTDPKPSTNDILAKIRGASGGAPKDDAPAVEASGAGAAPEAPAPAPSSTADILAAARAKAAPASAGGSPLDKIRAAGAGGAASGGAAPKSPSDIMAAIRGGAAAKPAAAKSADSESEGAGSPAPAKAVPAGLSPAEMIRKAREVSAGGEVKPPVALPSRPLPAKASSAAVPRRGVLADFLAVLCTPVVVAWVAFSGAALTAVAGVARFMMPNVLVEPPTRFKIGPPNDYAPGAVSTKWQAQFGVWIVNAEVDGAQQIYALSTVCTHLGCTPNWLEGEQKFKCPCHGSGFYKSGVNFEGPAPRPLERFGLRLAEDGMLEVDKGLKFQKELGQWSNPSCFVPVG
- the eno gene encoding phosphopyruvate hydratase, whose protein sequence is MSVAISAVHAREILDSRGNPTVEVDIQLEDGTIGRAAVPSGASTGAHEACELRDAENKSRYLGKGVQQAVRNVNEELSDVLIDMDVTDQATIDAAMLELDGTENKSRLGANAILACSLAAAHAAAKASYLPLFRYVGGIGANCLPAPMMNIINGGAHANNGIDMQEFMVMPLGFDRFSDALRAGVEVFHSLKKVLSGMGLSTAVGDEGGFAPDLKTNEEAISVILKAIENAGYRPGEQIKIALDCAATEYFDSATGKYTFEGRQMDSGEMVSLLDSWVSRYPICSIEDGCSEDDWAGWKALTDSVGDRIQLVGDDLFVTNSKRLSEGIDKGVANSILVKVNQIGTLTETIQAVQLAYANGYTAVMSHRSGETEDNTIADLAVALRTGQIKTGSASRTDRICKYNQLLRIEELLGDTAVFGGTIS
- a CDS encoding alanine--glyoxylate aminotransferase family protein, producing MSNQVPSSLNPPSRILMGPGPSEIHPSVLSAMAAPTVGHLDPYFLKVMDDVQSMLRQVFQTSNPMTMAISGTGSAGMEACVVNLIEPGDRMLVCVNGVFGGRMADVAGRCGAEVSTIERPFGEVFTAEEVFDAVERFKPKVVGIVHAETSTGACQSLDEIAKIVHNAGALLVVDCVTSLGGLPVEIDRLGIDAAYSGSQKCLGCPPGLAPVTFGPRALEAMDARKTRVASWYLDIGMLRNYWGNNRAYHHTAPINMNYALHQALCLVLSEGLEARFARHKLHHKALKAGLAAMGIQYSGDPAACLPMLNSVLIPEGVDDVGVRGQLLNEFGIEIGGGLGPMKGKTWRIGLMGETAKKSNVLLFLAALEQCLNQQGVVPSAGAGVAAANAAYLAN